The following are encoded in a window of Pseudomonas sp. St316 genomic DNA:
- the gshB gene encoding glutathione synthase, with protein MSVRVGIVMDPIASISYKKDSSLAMLLAAQKRGWELFYMEQRDLYQAEGQARARMKPLKVFANPEKWFELGTESDALLSDLDVILMRKDPPFDMEFVYSTYLLEQAENAGVLVVNKPQSLRDCNEKLFATLFPQCTPPTIVSRRPDVLREFADHHGDVILKPLDGMGGSSIFRHTAGHPNLSVILETLTLHGKQQIMIQGYLPAIVDGDKRILMIDGEPVDYCLARIPAAGETRGNLAAGGRGEARPLTDKDRWIAAQVGPTLREKGLLFVGLDVIGEHLTEINVTSPTCIREIDNAFGTDIGGMLMDAIDQKLKAR; from the coding sequence ATGAGCGTACGCGTCGGCATTGTCATGGACCCTATCGCCAGCATTTCCTACAAAAAGGATAGCTCGCTGGCCATGTTGCTGGCCGCTCAGAAGCGCGGCTGGGAGCTGTTCTACATGGAACAGCGCGACCTCTACCAGGCCGAAGGCCAGGCTCGAGCGCGGATGAAGCCGCTGAAAGTCTTCGCCAATCCCGAGAAGTGGTTTGAGCTGGGCACCGAAAGCGATGCACTGCTCAGCGACCTTGACGTGATCCTGATGCGCAAGGATCCGCCGTTCGACATGGAGTTCGTGTACTCCACCTACCTGCTGGAACAGGCTGAAAACGCCGGCGTGCTGGTGGTCAACAAGCCCCAGAGCCTGCGCGACTGCAACGAAAAGCTGTTCGCCACGCTGTTCCCGCAGTGCACGCCGCCGACCATCGTCAGCCGTCGCCCCGACGTGTTGCGCGAATTTGCCGACCATCACGGCGACGTGATCCTCAAGCCCCTGGACGGCATGGGCGGCTCCTCGATCTTCCGGCACACCGCCGGCCACCCGAACCTCTCGGTGATCCTGGAAACCCTGACGTTGCATGGCAAGCAGCAGATCATGATCCAAGGCTACCTGCCGGCCATCGTCGATGGCGACAAGCGCATCCTGATGATCGACGGCGAACCGGTGGACTATTGCCTGGCACGCATCCCGGCAGCCGGCGAAACCCGCGGCAACCTGGCCGCTGGCGGGCGTGGCGAGGCGCGTCCGTTGACCGACAAGGATCGCTGGATCGCCGCCCAGGTCGGCCCGACCCTGCGCGAAAAGGGCCTGCTGTTCGTCGGCCTGGACGTAATCGGCGAGCACCTGACGGAAATCAACGTCACCAGCCCGACCTGCATCCGCGAGATCGACAATGCCTTTGGCACCGACATCGGTGGCATGCTGATGGATGCCATCGATCAGAAGCTCAAGGCTCGTTGA
- the pilH gene encoding twitching motility response regulator PilH, with protein sequence MARVLIVDDSPTEMYKLTGMLEKHGHQVLKAENGADGVALARQEKPDAVLMDIVMPGLNGFQATRQLTKDPDTGHIPVIIITTKDQDTDKVWGTRQGAKDYLTKPVDEETLIATLNKVLAG encoded by the coding sequence ATGGCACGAGTTCTGATCGTCGATGATTCGCCGACTGAAATGTACAAACTGACCGGCATGCTGGAAAAGCACGGCCATCAGGTCCTGAAGGCCGAGAATGGCGCCGATGGCGTGGCCCTGGCCCGCCAGGAAAAACCCGATGCGGTGCTGATGGACATCGTCATGCCCGGCCTCAACGGTTTCCAGGCCACGCGCCAGCTGACCAAGGACCCGGACACCGGCCACATCCCCGTGATCATCATCACCACCAAGGATCAGGACACCGACAAGGTCTGGGGCACGCGCCAAGGGGCGAAGGACTACCTGACCAAACCGGTGGACGAAGAAACCCTGATCGCGACCCTGAACAAAGTACTGGCGGGTTGA
- a CDS encoding chemotaxis protein CheW: protein MSQSLTAFELLLQIDRRCRLLGAGLPSQPTHRAGWSGIGFRLGEHWYVAPMGEVSEVLHEPRHTHLPGVKPWVCGVANLRGRLLPLMDLCGFFGHELSTVRKQRRVLVVDHDEVFAGLLVDEVLGLQHFAQDSLEPTLVDDLDGPEAAFVKGRFGGEREWHVFSPFALTRSPGFMDVAI from the coding sequence ATGAGCCAATCCCTGACCGCATTCGAACTGCTGCTGCAAATCGACCGGCGCTGCCGGTTGCTGGGGGCGGGCCTGCCCTCCCAACCGACCCATCGCGCCGGTTGGAGCGGCATCGGCTTTCGTTTGGGCGAGCACTGGTACGTGGCGCCGATGGGCGAAGTCAGCGAAGTGCTGCACGAACCACGTCACACGCATTTGCCCGGGGTCAAGCCGTGGGTGTGTGGCGTGGCTAACCTGCGCGGGCGCTTGTTGCCGTTGATGGACTTGTGCGGGTTCTTTGGCCACGAGCTGTCGACCGTGCGCAAGCAGCGGCGCGTGTTGGTGGTGGATCACGACGAGGTGTTCGCCGGGTTGTTGGTGGACGAGGTCCTTGGGCTGCAGCATTTTGCCCAGGACAGCCTGGAACCGACGCTGGTGGATGACCTCGACGGCCCGGAGGCGGCTTTCGTCAAGGGTCGGTTTGGCGGCGAGCGCGAGTGGCATGTGTTCAGCCCGTTTGCATTGACGCGGTCGCCGGGGTTCATGGATGTGGCAATTTAA
- a CDS encoding response regulator gives MAEHLTQQQPSALKVMVIDDSKTIRRTAETLLRNVGCEVITAVDGFDALAKIADHHPGIIFVDIMMPRLDGYQTCALIKNNSAFKATPVIMLSSRDGLFDKAKGRIVGSDQFLTKPFSKEELLGAIQAHVPGFAAVQPHQAH, from the coding sequence ATGGCAGAGCATCTCACGCAGCAGCAACCCAGCGCCTTGAAGGTCATGGTCATCGACGACTCGAAGACCATCCGCCGCACCGCCGAAACCTTGCTGCGCAACGTGGGCTGCGAGGTGATCACGGCCGTCGATGGTTTCGATGCCCTGGCCAAGATCGCCGACCATCATCCGGGCATCATTTTTGTCGACATCATGATGCCGCGCCTGGATGGCTACCAGACCTGTGCCCTGATCAAGAACAACAGCGCGTTCAAGGCCACGCCAGTGATCATGTTGTCGTCGCGCGACGGGTTGTTCGACAAGGCCAAGGGACGCATCGTCGGTTCCGATCAGTTTTTGACCAAGCCGTTCAGCAAGGAAGAACTGCTGGGCGCGATACAGGCCCATGTTCCGGGCTTTGCCGCTGTCCAGCCGCACCAGGCACATTAA